The Cronobacter sakazakii genome has a window encoding:
- a CDS encoding 2OG-Fe dioxygenase family protein — protein MLQLNKNIGDDLRKNKAVNVLGLDFSLTGGFSDFVKFTQSWETMGIDKFYGQADRGTRYRRYSDFDYNPVTKTLTPLGHRAYEQSVENNKYVGGIERHFDDITTEVLHSPVLRALVELDFNVYKEVLPPELHNEVWQCQIHQIRIEIKPGCELEITPEGIHCDGYPFSGVHFWGRHNVEGAMSQVFKKDGTLVDSGTYRNILDTTFFLDREMLHYVTSAFNPTEDAMGFRQIIAVSFSRPGTEYDIIK, from the coding sequence ATGTTACAGCTCAATAAAAACATCGGCGATGACCTGAGAAAAAATAAAGCGGTAAATGTTCTGGGTTTAGATTTCTCACTGACGGGTGGATTTAGCGACTTCGTTAAATTCACGCAAAGCTGGGAAACGATGGGCATTGATAAATTCTATGGTCAGGCCGATCGCGGAACGCGTTATCGCCGTTACAGCGATTTTGATTACAACCCGGTTACTAAAACGCTAACGCCGCTCGGCCATCGCGCGTATGAACAATCGGTCGAGAATAATAAATATGTTGGTGGTATTGAACGTCACTTTGATGATATTACCACTGAGGTATTACATTCACCGGTATTACGTGCGCTGGTGGAGCTGGATTTCAACGTCTATAAAGAAGTGCTGCCGCCGGAATTGCATAATGAAGTCTGGCAGTGCCAGATTCATCAAATCCGCATTGAAATTAAACCTGGCTGTGAACTGGAAATCACGCCAGAAGGCATCCACTGCGACGGCTATCCGTTCAGCGGCGTTCACTTCTGGGGCCGTCATAACGTTGAAGGCGCCATGAGCCAGGTCTTTAAGAAAGACGGCACGCTGGTGGATTCCGGTACCTATCGCAATATTCTCGACACCACCTTTTTCCTCGATCGCGAAATGCTGCATTACGTGACCAGCGCGTTTAACCCGACAGAAGACGCGATGGGCTTTCGTCAGATAATCGCCGTTTCGTTTTCAAGACCGGGGACGGAATATGATATCATCAAATAA
- a CDS encoding GNAT family N-acetyltransferase — MISSNKLQLVSSDVEKNTAPDGLVISKATINDACDIVSFLKFFKEVAFCEWQDEEHIRKIVAAENARCYLAKDQNGVLVGAIIGGMLGTRATLNHIAISPIFRNNKIGTVLTKTILNDFYLSGIKRVFLFIEDKNQVAFKFWRSQGFQPTTGETTCELDL; from the coding sequence ATGATATCATCAAATAAACTCCAGCTTGTTTCTTCGGACGTTGAAAAAAACACGGCACCGGATGGGTTAGTCATTTCTAAAGCGACTATTAACGATGCCTGCGATATTGTCAGCTTTTTAAAATTCTTTAAAGAGGTGGCTTTTTGTGAATGGCAGGATGAAGAACATATTCGCAAAATTGTCGCGGCAGAAAATGCCCGCTGTTATTTAGCGAAAGACCAGAATGGCGTCCTGGTGGGCGCTATTATTGGCGGTATGCTCGGCACACGCGCCACGCTAAATCACATCGCGATTTCGCCTATTTTCAGGAATAACAAAATAGGTACGGTACTGACAAAAACCATTCTGAATGATTTTTATCTGAGCGGTATTAAACGTGTCTTTTTGTTTATTGAAGATAAAAACCAGGTCGCGTTCAAATTCTGGCGTTCCCAGGGTTTTCAACCGACCACAGGAGAAACGACGTGCGAACTGGATCTTTAA
- a CDS encoding ABC transporter substrate-binding protein has protein sequence MKRIACVACLDPKFSVHAHTFLRAVVLARHGQLVKEAQIRLFDDGGSREGALRAAREIAAWGADAVVGHYVSSAAAAAAPEYARHGVPLFLPAATASHLTRNETTWRLCDNDADYVAWLKEQVSQAQWQVATPEHDGSLHGISVSEQLAAALPITPYGPTRIFTGRYAASVRYAIRWAHIELPGRLILTGDAGSPALVPDLLAHGIDPNQHEILIAGISPHPVGEIAHLVRQTWQRRWGGEPGAYLWETLAAIQTAAAFPHIPARTVLGPLRFDARRESRPGHFRLWQVTRQGFIAYQPVPETI, from the coding sequence ATGAAACGTATTGCCTGCGTGGCCTGCCTTGATCCGAAATTTTCTGTGCATGCGCATACTTTTTTACGTGCCGTAGTGCTCGCCAGACATGGACAGCTGGTAAAAGAGGCGCAGATCAGACTGTTTGACGACGGCGGCAGTCGGGAGGGCGCGCTGCGCGCTGCGCGGGAGATAGCGGCCTGGGGGGCGGACGCTGTCGTCGGGCATTATGTCTCTTCCGCGGCGGCGGCCGCCGCGCCCGAATACGCCAGACACGGCGTGCCGCTGTTTCTGCCCGCCGCGACTGCCAGCCATCTGACGCGCAACGAAACGACATGGCGGCTCTGCGATAACGACGCCGACTATGTCGCATGGCTGAAAGAACAGGTCAGTCAGGCGCAGTGGCAGGTCGCTACACCTGAACATGACGGCTCGCTGCATGGCATCAGCGTATCAGAACAACTGGCGGCAGCGCTGCCGATTACGCCCTATGGTCCGACACGGATATTTACAGGCCGCTACGCCGCGTCGGTTCGCTATGCCATTCGCTGGGCGCATATTGAACTGCCCGGGCGGTTGATTCTGACAGGCGACGCGGGCTCACCCGCGCTGGTGCCGGATTTGCTGGCGCACGGTATCGATCCTAATCAGCACGAGATCCTGATTGCGGGCATTAGTCCGCACCCTGTTGGTGAGATAGCCCATTTGGTACGCCAGACCTGGCAGCGACGCTGGGGCGGTGAGCCAGGCGCGTACCTGTGGGAAACGCTGGCGGCTATCCAGACGGCGGCGGCGTTTCCGCATATCCCCGCCCGAACGGTACTGGGGCCGCTGCGTTTCGATGCGCGGCGCGAGAGCCGCCCAGGCCATTTTCGACTCTGGCAGGTGACGCGCCAGGGCTTTATCGCTTATCAGCCCGTACCGGAGACGATATGA
- a CDS encoding rhodanese-like domain-containing protein — translation MSNLEQLAYYQKKLSFEADSWDLYLALNAGENIVVVDGRSEEAYQREHIPGAINLPHKALCFNNTAELDKSKVYICYCDGIGCNGSTKTAMKLLTLGFQVKELIGGLDWWKRDGYATEGHQGRDGTPISCGC, via the coding sequence ATGTCAAACCTTGAGCAACTGGCGTATTACCAAAAAAAACTCTCCTTTGAAGCCGATTCATGGGATCTCTATCTCGCGCTTAATGCCGGGGAAAATATTGTCGTCGTGGATGGCCGTAGTGAAGAGGCGTACCAGCGCGAGCATATTCCAGGCGCGATTAACCTGCCGCATAAAGCGCTGTGTTTTAACAACACCGCGGAGCTGGATAAATCTAAAGTCTATATCTGCTATTGCGATGGCATCGGCTGTAACGGCTCGACCAAAACCGCGATGAAACTGCTGACGCTGGGTTTTCAGGTAAAAGAGCTTATCGGCGGGCTGGACTGGTGGAAACGCGATGGTTACGCCACCGAAGGCCATCAGGGCCGCGACGGTACGCCGATCAGCTGCGGCTGCTGA
- a CDS encoding AzlC family ABC transporter permease, whose protein sequence is MRTGSLKNLNYAERSDLKESLLNASPIMAGYFVVAFVFGVMCINAGLPVWFPAAMCLFVYAGTAQFAALTLLTSGASLLPIVLSTLLINSRHILMSMYMSKKLGPIGMAGLKKSLYAFGLTDESFAMHSQRLESRIATTASYLLSFNAFCHVSWVVGGFAGAVASEYLAKFISFKLDYALTAMMLFVLVALCNTTGKRIVALVSVATTIGMNFIHISPLNVFVATAVGCGVGVCLKKSSS, encoded by the coding sequence GTGCGAACTGGATCTTTAAAAAACCTGAATTACGCCGAGCGTAGCGATCTTAAAGAAAGCCTGTTGAATGCCTCGCCGATTATGGCGGGGTATTTCGTCGTCGCGTTTGTCTTCGGCGTCATGTGCATCAACGCCGGTCTGCCGGTCTGGTTCCCGGCGGCGATGTGCCTGTTTGTCTATGCGGGAACGGCGCAATTCGCCGCGCTGACGCTGCTCACTTCGGGCGCGTCACTGCTGCCCATTGTGCTCTCGACACTGCTTATCAATTCCCGACATATTTTGATGTCGATGTATATGTCGAAGAAACTCGGCCCTATTGGCATGGCCGGGCTGAAAAAATCGCTCTACGCCTTCGGGCTTACCGATGAATCCTTCGCAATGCACAGCCAGCGCCTGGAGAGCCGTATCGCGACGACGGCGAGTTATCTGCTGAGCTTCAATGCCTTTTGCCATGTGTCGTGGGTGGTGGGCGGCTTTGCGGGGGCGGTGGCGTCTGAGTATCTGGCGAAATTCATCAGCTTCAAACTCGACTACGCGCTCACGGCCATGATGCTGTTCGTGCTGGTCGCGCTCTGTAATACCACCGGTAAGCGCATCGTCGCGCTGGTCTCTGTTGCGACCACGATCGGTATGAACTTTATCCATATTTCACCGTTGAACGTCTTTGTGGCGACGGCGGTCGGTTGCGGAGTCGGCGTATGTCTCAAGAAATCTTCCTCCTGA
- the mnmE gene encoding tRNA uridine-5-carboxymethylaminomethyl(34) synthesis GTPase MnmE, protein MSHNDTIVAQATPPGRGGVGILRVSGQQARDVAQAVLGKLPKARYADYLPFKDADGTALDQGIALWFPGPNSFTGEDVLELQGHGGPVILDLLLKRILTLSGVRIARPGEFSERAFLNDKLDLAQAEAIADLIDASSEQAARSALNSLQGAFSARVNHLVEALTHLRIFVEAAIDFPDEEIDFLSDGKIEAQLNEVIGDLDAVRAEARQGSLLREGMKVVIAGRPNAGKSSLLNALAGREAAIVTDIAGTTRDVLREHIHIDGMPLHIIDTAGLREASDEVERIGIERAWQEIEQADRVLFMVDGTTTDATDPAQIWPDFIARLPAKLPITVVRNKADVTGEQPGISEVNGHSLIRLSARTNEGVDVLRNHLKQSMGFDTSMEGGFLARRRHLQALEDAANHLQQGKAQLLGAWAGELLAEELRLAQQALSEITGEFTSDDLLGRIFSSFCIGK, encoded by the coding sequence ATGAGCCATAACGACACTATTGTCGCCCAGGCGACGCCTCCCGGACGCGGCGGCGTGGGCATTCTTCGCGTCTCCGGCCAACAGGCGCGGGACGTGGCGCAGGCCGTGCTCGGCAAGCTGCCGAAAGCGCGCTATGCCGATTATCTGCCATTTAAAGACGCGGACGGTACCGCGCTCGATCAGGGCATCGCGCTGTGGTTCCCTGGCCCGAACTCCTTTACCGGTGAAGATGTGCTGGAGCTGCAGGGTCACGGCGGCCCGGTGATTCTGGATCTGCTGTTAAAGCGCATCCTCACCCTGTCCGGCGTGCGTATCGCACGGCCCGGCGAATTCTCCGAGCGGGCGTTTCTCAACGACAAGCTCGATCTCGCCCAGGCGGAAGCCATCGCCGATCTGATTGACGCCAGCTCTGAACAGGCGGCGCGCTCGGCGCTGAACTCGCTACAGGGCGCATTCTCCGCGCGCGTGAACCATCTGGTCGAAGCGCTGACGCACCTGCGCATTTTTGTCGAAGCGGCTATCGATTTCCCCGATGAAGAGATCGACTTTCTCTCCGACGGCAAAATCGAGGCGCAGCTTAACGAGGTCATCGGCGATCTCGACGCGGTACGCGCCGAAGCGCGTCAGGGCAGCCTGCTGCGCGAAGGGATGAAAGTGGTGATTGCAGGTCGTCCGAACGCGGGCAAATCGAGCCTGCTGAACGCGCTGGCGGGCCGCGAGGCGGCGATTGTGACGGATATTGCGGGCACCACCCGCGACGTGCTGCGCGAACATATTCATATCGACGGTATGCCGCTGCACATCATCGATACCGCCGGTCTGCGCGAGGCGAGCGACGAAGTGGAGCGCATCGGCATTGAGCGCGCCTGGCAGGAAATCGAACAGGCCGACCGCGTACTGTTTATGGTTGACGGTACGACGACCGACGCCACCGACCCGGCGCAAATCTGGCCCGATTTTATCGCCCGTCTGCCCGCGAAACTGCCGATCACCGTGGTGCGTAATAAAGCGGACGTCACCGGCGAACAGCCCGGCATAAGCGAAGTGAATGGTCACTCACTTATCCGCCTTTCGGCGCGCACGAATGAGGGCGTGGACGTGCTGCGCAATCATCTGAAGCAAAGCATGGGGTTTGATACCAGCATGGAAGGCGGCTTCCTGGCCCGCCGTCGTCATCTCCAGGCACTGGAAGACGCGGCGAATCACTTGCAGCAGGGCAAAGCGCAGTTGCTTGGCGCATGGGCTGGCGAACTGCTGGCCGAAGAGCTGCGTCTGGCGCAGCAGGCGCTAAGCGAGATAACCGGCGAATTTACCTCCGACGACCTGCTCGGCCGTATTTTCTCCAGCTTCTGTATTGGTAAGTAA
- a CDS encoding AzlD domain-containing protein: MSQEIFLLIVIFSMMAVTFAIRLIPLHLSPERTPRFINAVIEYIPAAVISSITIPALCFPQNAGFSLYNASVLAALPVVFTAWFTKNLIVSVVVGVICQVLASHFLFG, from the coding sequence ATGTCTCAAGAAATCTTCCTCCTGATTGTCATCTTCTCAATGATGGCGGTGACGTTTGCGATTCGTCTAATCCCGCTGCATTTAAGCCCGGAGCGCACGCCGCGCTTTATTAACGCGGTGATTGAGTACATTCCGGCCGCGGTGATTTCCAGCATTACGATCCCGGCGCTGTGTTTTCCGCAAAACGCGGGGTTCAGTTTATATAACGCCAGCGTCCTGGCGGCGTTGCCCGTCGTATTCACTGCCTGGTTTACGAAGAATTTAATTGTCAGTGTGGTGGTGGGTGTTATCTGTCAGGTGCTCGCCAGCCATTTTCTTTTTGGGTAA